A single genomic interval of Rosistilla ulvae harbors:
- a CDS encoding BatA domain-containing protein, protein MQFLFPTLTIGFALLAVPFLVHLINVLRQRRRQWAAMDFLLASYRKQRKWIWLRQLLLLLMRTAVVGLLVAMLAGWAGRAGWLDALGGQTNHHIVLLDDSLSMSDQSGGGSAYRRALSALESLGKRLTTADGSHQLTVIRTSRAELVVGAGSNAGDAAADLSAQTIGAENRALDRLMATSPSSLGGGMEQAVELAAGLAEATSSDRTVLYVLSDLRQHDWESPERINASLQELSKAGTEIRMVDCAALPGANLGITQLQPVEDVWVAGVPVMVEATVRNYGTETATNVSLEAELIRYGREVATPRTDQLYSGPTDSLPAMVFEKIEPGKQVTKRFQVYVAEPGTHGLTVSIPEDILAADNTRSCTLPLIDQQKVLIVDGDIEGRGAYFVASVLNPGGQVRTGAIPEVRPLSFLNSVRSDELAQYRVIYLLNLPRIEDAVARTINDYVAAGGGLAIFLGDAVDRENYNRLIDRYPGWLPGKFNAAKDLPLPSGEATPDLLPAGTHPIVEPLASAGEGAFGLVRVARSMSLETDRDLELGVRTVIRRRDDLPFVVEHRNGQGRIVTVLADLESNWTNWTGDPTFVVFLLRANAFLWSTANPSTSRTVSDPMQLRMRNESYGRSVDLLAAATAPPRLSMQLQAEPGEDDQVLELDLSPAVAAIDGSVDVTTLLQPGIFEWWLTRLDGSREVRPVASVIADGEGDLRRVGRSELDRTLRPTMVTFFDAGQMANASESDSGGRTGILLALLAAMMIGEQVLGYFGSYHPPLRAKG, encoded by the coding sequence ATGCAGTTCCTGTTCCCCACGCTAACGATTGGCTTTGCGTTGCTGGCGGTGCCGTTTCTGGTCCATCTGATCAACGTCTTGCGCCAACGACGTCGACAGTGGGCCGCGATGGATTTCCTGCTAGCCAGTTACCGCAAGCAGCGCAAATGGATCTGGCTGCGTCAGCTGTTGTTGCTGCTGATGCGAACCGCCGTCGTTGGCCTGTTGGTGGCGATGTTGGCTGGTTGGGCGGGGCGAGCCGGTTGGCTCGACGCGTTGGGCGGACAGACCAATCATCACATCGTGCTGTTGGACGACAGTTTGTCGATGTCCGACCAAAGCGGTGGTGGATCGGCCTACCGGCGTGCCTTGAGCGCTCTGGAGTCGTTGGGCAAACGATTGACGACCGCCGACGGTTCGCATCAGTTGACCGTCATCCGAACCAGCCGCGCGGAATTGGTTGTCGGCGCGGGATCCAACGCCGGCGATGCCGCGGCCGATTTGAGTGCTCAAACGATCGGCGCTGAAAACCGCGCCTTGGATCGTTTGATGGCGACCAGTCCCAGTTCGCTGGGGGGAGGAATGGAGCAAGCTGTCGAATTGGCGGCCGGTTTGGCCGAAGCGACCTCGTCCGACCGGACCGTCTTGTATGTGCTCAGCGATCTGCGGCAACACGATTGGGAAAGCCCCGAACGGATCAACGCCAGCCTGCAGGAACTCAGCAAGGCGGGGACCGAGATCCGGATGGTCGATTGTGCCGCCTTGCCCGGTGCCAATCTCGGTATCACGCAATTGCAACCCGTCGAAGACGTCTGGGTCGCGGGAGTCCCAGTGATGGTCGAAGCGACAGTTCGCAATTACGGCACCGAGACGGCGACCAATGTCAGCTTGGAAGCGGAGTTGATTCGATACGGTCGCGAAGTCGCAACGCCGCGCACCGACCAACTCTATTCTGGCCCGACCGATTCGCTGCCGGCGATGGTGTTTGAGAAGATCGAACCGGGGAAACAAGTGACCAAGCGTTTCCAGGTTTACGTCGCCGAACCGGGAACCCACGGGCTGACCGTTTCGATTCCCGAGGACATTCTGGCCGCCGACAACACGCGCAGCTGCACGCTGCCGTTGATCGACCAACAAAAAGTATTGATCGTCGATGGCGATATCGAAGGCCGCGGCGCCTATTTTGTCGCCAGCGTTTTAAATCCCGGCGGGCAGGTTCGCACCGGAGCGATTCCCGAGGTGCGGCCGCTCAGTTTTTTGAACTCGGTCCGCAGCGATGAACTGGCGCAGTACCGCGTCATCTATCTGTTGAACCTGCCGCGGATCGAAGACGCCGTCGCGCGAACGATCAACGATTACGTCGCCGCGGGGGGCGGGTTGGCGATCTTCTTGGGCGATGCGGTCGATCGTGAAAACTACAATCGCTTGATCGACAGATATCCAGGCTGGTTGCCGGGGAAATTCAACGCAGCCAAAGACCTGCCTTTGCCCTCGGGCGAAGCGACGCCCGACCTGTTGCCCGCCGGAACGCATCCGATCGTCGAACCCTTGGCATCCGCTGGCGAAGGGGCGTTTGGTTTGGTCCGCGTCGCGAGGTCGATGTCGTTGGAGACCGATCGCGATCTGGAACTGGGGGTGCGGACCGTTATTCGTCGCCGCGACGATCTCCCGTTTGTCGTCGAACATCGCAATGGGCAGGGACGGATCGTAACCGTTTTGGCCGATCTGGAAAGCAATTGGACCAATTGGACCGGCGATCCCACGTTTGTCGTCTTCCTGCTGCGAGCCAACGCGTTTTTGTGGTCGACCGCCAATCCATCCACCTCGCGAACGGTTAGCGATCCGATGCAGTTACGGATGCGAAATGAATCCTACGGCCGCAGCGTCGACCTATTGGCCGCGGCGACGGCACCGCCACGATTGTCGATGCAGTTGCAAGCCGAGCCTGGCGAGGACGATCAAGTGTTGGAATTGGATCTCTCTCCCGCGGTCGCCGCGATCGATGGTTCGGTCGACGTCACGACACTGTTGCAACCAGGGATCTTCGAATGGTGGCTGACCCGCTTGGATGGCTCTCGCGAAGTCCGCCCGGTGGCGTCGGTGATCGCCGATGGCGAAGGAGATCTGCGTCGCGTGGGGCGGTCGGAACTCGATCGGACGCTGCGTCCGACGATGGTCACGTTTTTTGATGCCGGCCAAATGGCCAACGCCAGCGAATCCGACAGTGGTGGCCGGACCGGCATCCTGTTGGCGCTGTTGGCCGCGATGATGATCGGCGAGCAAGTGCTCGGATATTTCGGCAGCTACCATCCACCGTTGAGGGCCAAGGGATGA
- a CDS encoding AAA family ATPase, which produces MSTQAPPEFTEQDAQRLHEARNRVREQLGKVIVGQQNVIDQLMISLFSRGHCMLEGVPGLAKTLMISTLARCLDLSFNRIQFTPDLMPADVTGTEIIEEDRASGHRQMRFMPGPLFANLVLADEINRTPPKTQAALLEAMQERQVTVSGQRHAMADPFFVLATQNPIEQEGTYPLPEAQQDRFMFKVYVDYPNFDEEFEVARRTTGASVDDVQPVLKAEEIVRLQQLVRQVPVSDHVVRYALSIVRQTRVGSEGVPDFVNDLVGWGAGPRAVQNLILGGKARALLEGRFHVQPSDIQALAPAVLRHRMVVNFAAESEGVTSDDVVARILAVTPENEDELSRDARFKKIFAS; this is translated from the coding sequence ATGAGCACACAGGCGCCTCCTGAGTTCACCGAACAAGACGCGCAACGATTGCACGAAGCCCGCAATCGTGTTCGCGAACAACTTGGCAAGGTGATCGTCGGCCAGCAAAACGTGATCGATCAATTGATGATCAGCCTGTTCAGCCGAGGGCATTGCATGCTCGAAGGCGTCCCAGGATTGGCCAAGACGTTGATGATCAGCACGCTTGCGCGGTGCCTGGATCTTTCGTTCAACCGCATCCAGTTCACCCCCGACCTGATGCCGGCCGATGTGACCGGCACCGAGATCATCGAAGAGGACCGGGCATCGGGACACCGCCAGATGCGGTTTATGCCCGGCCCGCTGTTCGCCAACTTGGTCCTCGCCGACGAGATCAACCGTACGCCGCCAAAAACGCAGGCCGCGTTGTTGGAAGCGATGCAGGAACGCCAGGTGACCGTCAGCGGACAACGCCATGCAATGGCCGATCCGTTTTTCGTTTTGGCGACGCAAAACCCTATCGAACAAGAGGGAACCTATCCGTTGCCCGAAGCGCAACAGGATCGGTTCATGTTCAAGGTCTATGTCGATTACCCCAACTTCGACGAAGAGTTCGAGGTAGCGCGTCGAACCACCGGCGCCAGCGTGGACGATGTTCAACCGGTTTTGAAAGCCGAAGAGATCGTTCGTCTGCAACAACTGGTTCGACAGGTACCGGTCAGCGATCACGTCGTTCGATACGCCTTGTCGATCGTGCGACAGACGCGCGTTGGCAGCGAAGGTGTTCCCGATTTCGTCAACGACCTGGTCGGTTGGGGCGCTGGACCGCGTGCGGTTCAGAACCTGATCCTGGGGGGCAAAGCCCGGGCGTTGCTCGAAGGTCGTTTCCACGTCCAGCCGTCGGACATTCAAGCACTGGCTCCTGCGGTGCTGCGGCATCGGATGGTCGTCAACTTCGCTGCCGAAAGCGAAGGCGTTACGAGCGATGATGTGGTCGCACGGATCTTGGCTGTTACTCCAGAAAACGAAGACGAGCTGTCGCGCGATGCCCGATTCAAAAAGATTTTTGCGTCCTGA
- a CDS encoding DUF58 domain-containing protein: protein MPDSKRFLRPEAARRVARLELKARRVVEGFLSGMHRSPYFGQSIEFLQHRQYVAGDDIRHIDWKVWGRQDRLHIKQYEEETNFRMHLLVDSSASMNYGSGEENKFEYASSIASCLAFLANRQQDATGLITFDDKIRRNLAPRTSRYQLARILDALDGASQNSATDLFAIVREVAESVPRRGVIVLISDLLGVGESLVKALSLLRKRGHDVIVFQTLHDEEIEFPFSGATRFEGLESEQFLNCNPRALREGYLEALNAFLENTRRTCARLSIEYELVRTNQPLDAVLAKFLSARSNMPTLKG from the coding sequence ATGCCCGATTCAAAAAGATTTTTGCGTCCTGAAGCCGCACGTCGCGTCGCCCGCCTCGAACTCAAGGCGCGACGCGTCGTCGAAGGGTTTCTGTCGGGCATGCACCGCAGTCCCTACTTCGGCCAATCGATCGAATTCCTGCAACACCGGCAATACGTCGCCGGTGACGATATACGCCACATCGATTGGAAGGTGTGGGGGCGGCAGGATCGTCTGCACATCAAGCAGTACGAAGAGGAAACCAATTTCCGGATGCACTTGTTGGTCGATTCTTCGGCCAGCATGAATTACGGCAGCGGCGAGGAAAACAAATTTGAATACGCCTCGTCGATCGCTTCCTGCCTGGCCTTCCTCGCCAATCGCCAACAGGATGCGACGGGGCTGATCACCTTCGACGATAAGATCCGCCGCAATCTGGCCCCACGGACCAGCCGATATCAGTTGGCGCGAATCCTCGACGCGCTCGATGGTGCGTCGCAGAATAGCGCGACCGATCTGTTTGCGATCGTCCGGGAAGTCGCCGAATCGGTGCCACGTCGAGGCGTGATCGTGTTGATCAGCGATCTGTTGGGCGTTGGTGAGTCGTTGGTCAAAGCGCTCAGCCTGTTGCGCAAACGAGGCCACGATGTGATCGTCTTCCAAACGCTGCACGACGAAGAGATCGAATTTCCATTCTCCGGAGCGACGCGGTTCGAAGGCTTGGAGAGCGAACAATTCCTCAACTGCAACCCTCGTGCGCTCCGCGAAGGTTACCTGGAAGCCTTGAACGCTTTCCTGGAAAACACGCGCCGGACCTGTGCCCGATTGAGTATCGAATACGAATTGGTCCGAACCAATCAACCCTTGGACGCCGTGTTGGCGAAGTTCTTGAGTGCTCGGTCGAACATGCCCACCTTAAAAGGATGA
- a CDS encoding outer membrane protein assembly factor BamB family protein — MLQALQPNHVSNRLVGQRPRLARMFGVCFLTLLVFASDSAAQFGTRQNRVSMGGEFIEPDRSLRQEMSEARQAIEGGSYGDAVILLGELLARKSNPGISEMQGQDFFFESEQQTLAENSILREAENLLGQLPSKGLEIYDLRYGSLAAAELKQAVAQHDWRGIATVSRQYLHTDAGQQATLLLGYHDLNQGRPLAAAMTLDRIYRYERLRNKHGAGLIVALAGSWYQAGSTERAVDVMVSLGDNPANRVQLDGRAVELPKSSADVSQVTDWLAQHFPPLTHLQDHAPANQPLAGGDAARTGYRGSELPMRNERWMKQTTWSIRQQEFLESFEAAREQAGAFPIPTWQPIVVDNTVLAKTTEGMVAIDFETGKYIWEYPWFSDNIDGTAIPTDEIPDDEQRHRLLVQRVWNDLPFGRVSSDGTRAYMLMDLGEVRPATFNQFGGMGIQGIRKSAGGTNTLVALDIATEGKLVWTIGGEYNAEPELVDTFFLGPPLPIDGLLYVIAEQKSDLFLVCLDPASGALQWRQHLVAVETGSIEDDPIRRIGGAVPAYADGTIVCPTGHGAIVALDLATRTFRWGFRYRRTDMLNQMSRSFGGRGRDDSSSLLSRWNDGTPLIYKGRVLFTPVEGDRLYALDLQTGKPAWATIPREDWQYLAGVADDTAILVGNDTIRGLDVTSGNRRWDYEAPLTRGEAIVGRGAFGPGQFMFPTSSDRLVSIGTRDGREIASQAVHYSLGNLVSVRGQLLSQSATHIAMARGRQSAAAAVESALTADPKNIWATICKGELLLEAGQRDEALQWLRRVPTDAPEYEEARVLIVEAMVGALRDDFAANIKLLAELENVAELPQETAEVLRLKATGLLESGDFVAAAGALLDLSVPAVNFMGVQTFDASQRIELADGRSANLGGWISARVDDLVQRADAESLAAINDLVAQRLQKLTSLTGPRGQQLQRHFGHFEACDPILLAVADRFRKEGSSLAAERLLRGAIASADSQPRRDRWLATLAGLYLNVQWEADALATFAKIKAPDEIVLDDNWASDQLKQLRRLASEKPTSELSLAQWPQHAHVQPLEFPNEIGSGSDLLEVMQRDGLAFANWKVLASESTDSLQMQTPQGMLGPMYRLESSINGRNGPEEVYIDHGVMIVVLPSAVIGIDLFQALQNPNDMEIWRRVWRSGSGNSDIQTRRAPNALGQMQQRHFNAQNQPALRTSSIRGGHFMMLQSRTLTAVDVLTGKDRWRASVGVDDGYLAAGDSVVSVISPSSRQVLRFRASDGQPMQTEEWGEPGEQIWAINGSRVLSFTETPANANGSGALQLRLWDAATGEQLIDSQALQPGTKGKVVENRFAVTLQPDGNLNIWDLIEGKALESSTLPPGGPLLNLQALLWEDRLLVLPNIELPEDQEMRYSRSAKDQQHVEVAGPAMAFDLKTGKPLWEAPYEIGAFGVSPGQPVGGPLMFLSRRQRPTRSGNGIPSWNITLQAIDVRDGRLVHEATQLVARTVPMEVVTHVSINPTDWQYIVAIDRNQLSFKMQDTPPQKPDPGKVPGNAGPADGTNAIRPKEPFGFFQPVE; from the coding sequence ATGCTTCAAGCTTTGCAGCCCAACCACGTCTCGAATCGATTGGTCGGGCAACGGCCCCGCCTGGCACGCATGTTCGGGGTCTGCTTCTTGACCCTGCTTGTCTTTGCTAGCGATTCAGCCGCCCAGTTTGGCACTCGCCAGAATCGGGTTTCGATGGGAGGCGAGTTTATCGAGCCCGACCGCTCCTTGCGGCAGGAGATGTCCGAGGCGCGGCAGGCGATCGAGGGCGGCAGCTATGGCGACGCGGTCATCCTACTGGGCGAATTGCTGGCGCGAAAATCGAACCCCGGTATCAGCGAGATGCAGGGGCAGGACTTCTTTTTCGAATCCGAACAGCAGACGCTGGCTGAAAACAGCATCCTGCGCGAAGCGGAGAACCTGTTGGGGCAATTGCCCAGCAAGGGATTGGAAATCTACGATCTGCGATATGGCAGCCTCGCCGCGGCGGAACTCAAGCAAGCCGTCGCCCAACACGATTGGCGTGGCATCGCCACCGTCTCGCGTCAGTATCTTCATACCGATGCCGGCCAGCAAGCGACACTGTTGTTGGGTTATCACGACTTGAATCAAGGTCGACCGCTGGCCGCCGCGATGACCTTGGATCGAATTTATCGGTACGAGCGACTGCGAAACAAGCATGGCGCCGGTTTGATCGTCGCCCTGGCGGGCAGTTGGTACCAAGCGGGATCGACCGAACGGGCGGTCGATGTGATGGTCTCGTTGGGCGACAATCCGGCGAACCGCGTTCAATTGGATGGTCGTGCGGTGGAGTTGCCCAAATCGTCTGCGGATGTGTCGCAGGTCACCGATTGGTTGGCACAACACTTCCCTCCACTGACACATCTCCAGGATCACGCTCCGGCCAACCAACCACTGGCGGGCGGCGACGCGGCGCGGACCGGATACCGCGGCAGCGAATTGCCGATGCGGAACGAACGTTGGATGAAACAGACGACGTGGAGTATCCGGCAACAGGAATTTCTGGAGAGCTTTGAAGCGGCTCGCGAGCAAGCCGGAGCGTTCCCGATTCCCACCTGGCAACCGATCGTCGTCGACAACACCGTCCTCGCCAAGACGACCGAAGGGATGGTCGCGATCGATTTTGAAACCGGCAAATATATCTGGGAATATCCTTGGTTCTCCGACAACATCGACGGCACCGCGATTCCTACCGATGAGATTCCCGATGATGAACAACGCCACCGATTGCTGGTCCAACGCGTCTGGAACGATCTCCCCTTTGGCCGCGTCAGCAGCGATGGCACGCGAGCCTACATGCTGATGGATTTGGGTGAAGTCCGCCCGGCAACGTTTAATCAGTTTGGCGGGATGGGGATTCAAGGGATCCGGAAATCCGCCGGTGGTACCAATACGTTGGTCGCATTGGATATTGCGACCGAAGGCAAATTGGTTTGGACGATCGGCGGCGAATACAACGCTGAACCGGAGCTTGTCGATACGTTTTTCCTCGGGCCGCCGTTGCCGATCGACGGCCTGTTGTATGTGATCGCCGAACAGAAATCGGACCTGTTCTTGGTCTGTTTGGACCCCGCCAGCGGAGCGTTGCAATGGCGGCAACATCTGGTCGCGGTGGAGACCGGTTCGATCGAAGACGATCCCATTCGTCGGATCGGCGGTGCCGTGCCCGCTTATGCCGATGGCACGATTGTCTGCCCGACTGGCCACGGTGCGATCGTTGCACTCGATCTGGCGACGCGAACATTCCGTTGGGGATTCCGCTATCGACGCACCGACATGTTGAACCAGATGTCGCGATCCTTTGGTGGCCGTGGTCGCGACGACAGCAGTTCGCTTCTGTCCCGTTGGAACGACGGGACCCCACTGATTTACAAAGGGCGTGTCCTTTTCACGCCCGTCGAAGGCGACCGACTGTATGCCCTCGATCTGCAGACCGGCAAACCGGCCTGGGCCACAATCCCTCGCGAAGACTGGCAATATCTAGCGGGCGTCGCCGATGACACCGCAATCCTGGTCGGCAATGACACGATCCGCGGGCTCGACGTCACCAGCGGGAATCGTCGCTGGGATTACGAAGCCCCGTTAACGCGCGGCGAAGCGATCGTCGGCCGCGGGGCGTTTGGTCCCGGACAGTTTATGTTTCCCACCAGCAGCGACCGGTTGGTATCGATCGGAACGCGGGATGGTCGGGAGATCGCAAGCCAAGCGGTCCATTATTCGCTCGGTAATCTGGTTTCGGTGCGGGGGCAATTGTTGTCGCAATCGGCCACGCATATCGCGATGGCGCGAGGACGCCAGAGCGCCGCCGCAGCCGTCGAGAGTGCGCTGACGGCGGATCCCAAAAATATTTGGGCGACGATTTGCAAAGGCGAACTGTTGCTCGAAGCGGGGCAACGCGACGAGGCCTTGCAGTGGCTGCGACGCGTGCCGACGGACGCTCCCGAATACGAGGAGGCTCGCGTGCTGATCGTCGAAGCGATGGTCGGCGCACTGCGAGACGATTTTGCCGCCAACATCAAACTGTTGGCGGAACTGGAAAACGTGGCTGAACTTCCCCAGGAAACGGCGGAGGTCTTGCGGCTCAAGGCGACCGGCCTGCTGGAGTCGGGAGATTTTGTTGCAGCCGCCGGAGCGCTATTGGATCTGTCGGTCCCGGCTGTCAATTTTATGGGCGTGCAGACGTTTGACGCTTCGCAGCGAATCGAGCTAGCCGATGGTCGATCGGCCAACCTCGGCGGATGGATCTCCGCGCGTGTCGACGATTTGGTGCAACGGGCCGATGCGGAATCGTTGGCCGCGATCAACGACCTTGTTGCCCAACGGTTGCAAAAACTGACATCGCTCACCGGCCCGCGCGGCCAACAATTGCAGCGGCACTTCGGCCACTTCGAAGCTTGCGACCCGATCCTGTTGGCTGTTGCCGATCGGTTCCGCAAAGAGGGCTCGTCCTTGGCCGCCGAACGCCTGTTGCGCGGCGCGATCGCTTCCGCCGATTCCCAACCGCGTCGCGACCGCTGGCTGGCGACTCTAGCCGGGCTCTACTTGAACGTACAATGGGAAGCGGATGCGTTGGCGACGTTCGCAAAAATCAAAGCTCCCGACGAGATTGTGCTCGATGACAACTGGGCCAGCGACCAGTTGAAACAACTGCGGCGTTTGGCCAGCGAAAAGCCGACTTCCGAATTGTCGTTGGCCCAATGGCCGCAACATGCCCACGTCCAACCGCTGGAATTTCCCAACGAAATCGGCAGCGGATCGGACCTCTTGGAGGTGATGCAGCGGGATGGGCTGGCGTTTGCCAATTGGAAAGTATTGGCCAGTGAAAGCACCGACAGTCTGCAAATGCAAACGCCTCAGGGGATGTTGGGGCCGATGTATCGTCTGGAAAGTAGCATCAATGGTCGCAACGGTCCCGAGGAAGTCTATATCGATCACGGCGTGATGATCGTTGTGCTGCCCTCCGCGGTGATTGGCATCGATTTGTTCCAGGCGTTGCAAAACCCCAACGACATGGAAATTTGGCGTCGTGTTTGGCGCAGCGGCAGCGGCAATTCCGACATTCAAACTCGCCGCGCCCCCAACGCTTTGGGGCAAATGCAACAGCGGCACTTTAACGCCCAAAACCAACCCGCGCTGCGGACCAGTTCGATTCGGGGTGGGCATTTTATGATGCTTCAATCTCGGACGTTAACCGCCGTCGACGTGTTGACGGGCAAGGATCGTTGGCGGGCATCGGTGGGTGTCGACGACGGCTACCTTGCGGCCGGTGATTCGGTCGTGTCGGTGATCAGCCCTTCGTCTCGCCAGGTGTTGCGATTCCGAGCCAGCGATGGGCAACCGATGCAAACCGAGGAGTGGGGCGAACCGGGCGAACAAATCTGGGCGATCAATGGTTCTCGAGTGCTCAGCTTTACCGAGACGCCCGCCAACGCAAACGGCAGCGGTGCGCTGCAGCTGCGGTTGTGGGATGCTGCGACGGGCGAGCAATTGATCGACAGCCAAGCGTTGCAGCCGGGGACGAAGGGAAAGGTCGTGGAGAACCGTTTTGCGGTCACGCTGCAACCCGATGGCAATCTCAATATTTGGGATCTCATCGAGGGCAAGGCTTTGGAAAGTTCGACGCTGCCGCCGGGCGGACCGCTGTTGAACCTGCAGGCCTTGCTGTGGGAAGATCGCTTGCTCGTGCTCCCTAACATCGAATTGCCCGAGGACCAAGAGATGCGATACAGCCGCAGCGCCAAAGATCAACAGCATGTTGAAGTGGCTGGCCCAGCGATGGCGTTCGATCTAAAAACGGGCAAACCGTTGTGGGAGGCACCCTACGAGATCGGGGCGTTTGGAGTCAGCCCGGGCCAACCCGTTGGCGGTCCATTGATGTTTCTGTCGCGACGTCAACGGCCGACGCGGTCGGGCAATGGGATCCCCTCCTGGAACATCACGCTGCAGGCGATCGATGTCCGCGACGGACGGCTCGTTCACGAAGCGACTCAGTTGGTCGCTCGCACGGTGCCGATGGAAGTGGTCACTCACGTCAGTATCAATCCGACCGATTGGCAATACATCGTGGCGATCGATCGGAACCAATTGAGCTTCAAGATGCAAGACACGCCGCCACAGAAACCCGACCCCGGGAAGGTTCCCGGAAACGCAGGCCCTGCCGATGGAACCAATGCCATTCGACCCAAGGAACCGTTTGGTTTCTTCCAACCTGTCGAATAG